One segment of Fusarium oxysporum f. sp. lycopersici 4287 chromosome 7, whole genome shotgun sequence DNA contains the following:
- a CDS encoding alcohol dehydrogenase, which translates to MAFTFGDETCYPAYEGRETPKVSYGLRFPEACLRHCRDTLSTSKVYVICSKSLAQSTDALERLRSALGSSIVGVRIGINPHTPIAQVLEVVNDASSLNIDCLVTLGAGSLTDAAKLVRLALANSATSEEEMDTLWGTPKSNPMLRNNISKPTIPLIHIPTSLSGGEFQAIAGGTESQGHAKRTFHCEGVDPELVIQDPELCLTTPEWVWLSTGIRAVDHCVETLCSLVSNDRADEWSKNGLVKLVSGLLASKADPKSLQARHLCHQGVVSSMCAVSSGVPLGASHAIGHQLGPLGVGHGETSCILLPAVCRFNFDKKANVERQEVVRDLLLEQDEVGQLLQVKGLDKSAVSLADILDVFISTLGMPRSLEEVGVGEDKLEVLARNSLDDIWIQTNAFPITETSQVVEILNMCVKR; encoded by the coding sequence ATGGCTTTCACATTCGGAGATGAAACTTGCTATCCAGCTTACGAAGGTCGGGAGACACCAAAAGTCTCATACGGACTTCGATTTCCTGAAGCCTGCTTACGTCACTGTCGCGATACCCTCTCAACCTCTAAGGTGTACGTAATTTGTTCAAAATCTTTGGCTCAATCTACAGATGCACTCGAACGACTTCGTTCGGCACTGGGCAGTAGTATTGTCGGAGTTAGAATCGGCATCAATCCACATACTCCAATTGCGCAAGTTCTTGAAGTCGTCAATGATGCGTCAAGCCTCAACATCGACTGCCTGGTGACGCTAGGCGCTGGCAGTCTAACGGATGCCGCCAAGTTGGTCCGGCTCGCCTTGGCCAACTCGGCTACaagcgaggaggagatggataCTCTGTGGGGAACACCAAAGAGCAATCCTATGTTGCGAAACAACATATCCAAGCCGACCATTCCTCTTATCCACATCCCAACATCACTGTCCGGAGGAGAGTTTCAAGCCATTGCAGGAGGAACAGAGTCCCAAGGCCACGCGAAGAGAACATTTCACTGCGAGGGTGTCGACCCAGAACTCGTTATTCAAGATCCAGAGCTGTGCCTTACTACCCCCGAGTGGGTTTGGCTTAGTACAGGGATTCGAGCTGTAGATCATTGTGTCGAAACGCTATGCTCGCTTGTCTCAAACGATAGAGCTGATGAATGGTCGAAAAACGGACTCGTCAAACTTGTCAGTGGTCTGTTGGCAAGCAAGGCAGATCCGAAGTCTTTACAAGCGCGACATCTATGCCATCAGGGTGTTGTCTCGTCTATGTGTGCCGTGTCAAGTGGTGTGCCACTCGGTGCGAGTCATGCCATCGGACACCAGCTTGGACCCCTTGGAGTTGGTCACGGTGAAACGAGCTGTATACTCCTGCCTGCTGTATGCAGATTCAACTTCGATAAGAAGGCAAACGTTGAGAGACAGGAAGTGGTACGGGACTTGTTGTTGGAACAGGATGAAGTTGGGCAACTGCTACAAGTGAAGGGTCTTGATAAGAGCGCCGTAAGTTTGGCCGATATCTTGGACGTATTTATCTCCACTCTGGGCATGCCTCGATCACTTGAAGAAGTAGGAGTTGGAGAAGATAAGCTTGAGGTCCTTGCGCGGAACAGTCTCGACGATATCTGGATCCAAACAAATGCATTCCCAATCACAGAGACCAGCCAAGTCGTGGAGATACTCAACATGTGCGTCAAAAGATGA
- a CDS encoding acetyl-CoA acyltransferase has product MAQARMRVSSVGCFVADSDTHEQNEEMATLIRRLKALTTKSPNDVVILSAVRSPITRAFKGGFKDAWPEDILAPVMAEAARRAKIQSGDVQDVLIGNVLAELGFAKTGRMALLHAGFPTSTTFHTVNRQCSSSLQALSHMAHAIQAGQIDVALAGGVESMSKNYQSRGIPQDVGPTLRNTKVKAASDCLMPMGITSENVARRYGVDRKMQDEYALLSHTRANEALAAGRFEAEIVQIEYTVYDNETGNTSQVRVAADDTIRPNVTLEKLAKLKPAFLEDGGSTAGNSSQISDGASAAILARRSWATERGLKPVARFLGTQVAGCEPDEMGMGPIYAIPRLYQHVGIEQKDVDVIELNEAFASQTLACINKLGLDVDKVNPNGGAIAIGHPTGATGTRQLATLIAELGRRGKEIGIISMCASTGIGVASAIIVE; this is encoded by the exons ATGGCCCAAGCCCGTATGAGAGTATCGTCAGTAGGATGCTTCGTTGCAGATAGTGATACACACGAACAAAACGAAGAAATGGCAACTCTGATACGGCGTTTGAAGGCATTAACAACCAAATCACCCAATGATGTAGTGATTTTATCAGCTGTTCGCAGTCCGATTACACGAGCTTTCAAAGGCGGTTTCAAAGATGCATGGCCAGAGGATATTCTTGCCCCA GTGATGGCCGAAGCAGCACGACGAGCCAAGATTCAATCCGGAGACGTTCAAGATGTTCTGATAGGGAATGTTCTCGCGGAGCTAGGCTTTGCAAAAACTGGTAGAATGGCGCTGTTACACGCAGGATTTCCTACATCAACGACATTTCATACCGTCAATCGTCAGTGTTCGAGCAGTCTTCAGGCTCTAAGTCATATGGCACATGCTATCCAAGCGGGTCAGATTGATGTCGCTCTAGCTGGAGGAGTCGAGAGCATGTCGAAGAACTACCAATCTCGAGGGATACCCCAAGACGTGGGTCCAACTCTGCGTAACACCAAGGTCAAAGCAGCTTCTGACTGTCTCATGCCTATGGGTATTACGTCGGAGAATGTTGCGAGGAGATATGGAGTTGATCGTAAGATGCAGGATGAGTACGCGCTGCTGAGTCATACTCGTGCGAATGAAGCTCTTGCTGCCGGTAGGTTTGAGGCGGAGATTGTGCAGATTGAGTATACAGTATACGACAACGAAACTGGGAACACTTCACAAGTTCGAGTTGCTGCAGATGACACTATCCGGCCAAACGTGACTTTGGAGAAGTTGGCCAAACTTAAGCCAGCATTTCTAGAGGACGGTGGTAGCACTGCTGGTAACTC GTCCCAAATATCCGACGGTGCATCAGCAGCCATCCTAGCCCGTCGCTCATGGGCAACCGAACGCGGCTTGAAACCTGTAGCACGATTTCTCGGAACCCAAGTCGCTGGCTGCGAACCCGATGAAATGGGCATGGGGCCAATCTATGCCATTCCGCGACTCTATCAACATGTCGGTATAGAGCAGAaagatgttgatgttatCGAACTCAATGAAGCATTTGCAAGTCAGACTCTGGCGTGCATTAATAAACTTGGGTTGGATGTTGATAAAGTTAATCCGAATGGTGGCGCTATCGCTATTGGACATCCTACTGGAGCGACTGGGACGAGACAGCTTGCGACGCTGATTGCTGAGCTTGGGAGACGGGGAAAGGAGATTGGTATTATTAGCATGTGTGCCAG TACTGGAATCGGTGTTGCATCCGCTATAATTGTGGAATAA
- a CDS encoding 3-carboxy-cis,cis-muconate cycloisomerase, with translation MLRTIQSCRVLTQLTSQSHPHRWNACIRLPTLVQRRAIGSVSAIDSVIFRNLFGTDEIRNVFSDQAYINRCVDVEAALARAQAQCNVIPADAAADITSKANATSLDMDRLRSETDVVGYPILPLVRQLNGMCGSAGKYLHWGATTQDIMDTASVLQIKSGLDIIETKLTGVINALQDLAVTYRDTPMAGRTHLQHALPVTFGYKCAVWLSSLYRHRERLQQLKSRALVVQYGGAAGTLASLGDGPEGVDVRKQLAAELGLENPTITWHVARDGIAEVVNFLALIGGSLGKIALDLIIMSSNELGEVAEPFVPHRGASSTMPQKRNPISSEVILAASKILRSNASLVLDGMVSDFERASGPWHLEWVAIPESFVIAVGALHQAEFALSGLVVDKERMAANLASTRGLIVGEALMMALAKYVGRQDAHDIVYEACKETIESKDGSTLLDTLKKDERVTRFLPLSDLERLCDPINYLGSAQRMVDDTLAENTS, from the exons ATGCTGCGCACAATCCAATCTTGCAGGGTACTCACTCAACTTACCTCTCAATCTCACCCACACCGCTGGAATGCCTGTATACGTCTGCCAACACTTGTCCAGCGCCGTGCAATTGGATCAGTCAGTGCAATTGACTCTGTGATATTTCGGAACTTATTCGGTACCGACGAGATTCGCAAT GTATTTAGTGACCAAGCATACATCAACAGATGCGTCGACGTTGAAGCTGCTCTAGCCAGAGCCCAAGCCCAATGCAATGTCATTCCTGCCGACGCTGCCGCCGACATCACCTCCAAAGCCAATGCCACAAGCCTCGACATGGACCGGTTGCGCAGCGAGACTGATGTAGTCGGCTATCCCATCCTGCCTCTTGTACGTCAGCTGAATGGCATGTGTGGCTCTGCTGGAAAGTACCTACACTGGGGAGCTACAACGCAGGATATCATGGACACAGCCAGCGTGTTACAGATCAAGTCTGGTCTTGATATTATTGAGACCAAGCTGACTGGCGTGATAAACGCGCTTCAAGATCTGGCAGTTACGTATCGCGATACGCCGATGGCTGGGAGGACACATCTCCAGCATGCCCTCCCCGTTACCTTTGGTTATAAATGTGCTGTGTGGCTATCAAGCTTGTACCGCCATAGAGAGCGGCTTCAGCAGCTAAAGAGTCGTGCTCTTGTCGTTCAGTATGGAGGTGCGGCCGGGACTTTGGCATCCCTTGGAGACGGACCGGAAGGTGTTGATGTGCGAAAGCAACTCGCTGCTGAACTCGGCCTGGAAAACCCCACGATTACCTGGCATGTTGCCCGCGATGGTATCGCTGAAGTGGTCAATTTTCTAGCCCTCATCGGTGGCTCCCTCGGCAAGATTGCCTTGgacctcatcatcatgtcctCCAACGAGCTTGGAGAAGTTGCTGAACCATTCGTTCCCCATCGCGGCGCTTCATCCACAATGCCTCAAAAGCGCAATCCCATCTCCAGCGAAGTCATCCTCGCTGCCTCCAAAATCCTGCGCTCCAACGCTAGTCTCGTTCTTGACGGCATGGTATCCGACTTTGAACGCGCATCAGGACCGTGGCATCTAGAATGGGTAGCCATACCCGAGAGCTTCGTCATAGCAGTCGGTGCTCTTCACCAAGCCGAGTTTGCGCTTTCAGGTCTTGTTGTGGACAAAGAGCGCATGGCAGCTAATCTGGCTTCTACGCGAGGACTTATTGTTGGTGAGGCGCTGATGATGGCGTTGGCGAAGTATGTTGGAAGACAGGATGCGCATGATATTGTGTATGAGGCTTGTAAGGAGACTATTGAGAGTAAGGATGGAAGTACGCTGCTCGATACGCTGAAGAAGGATGAGCGAGTAACCAGGTTCCTGCCCTTGAGTGATTTGGAGAGGCTCTGTGATCCTATCAATTATCTGGGATCGGCGCAGCGTATGGTTGATGATACGTTGGCCGAGAATACATCATAA
- a CDS encoding homogentisate 1,2-dioxygenase encodes MVAAIKRREPATDPQKVFHYTDLQCTKPTRENDPYEYQAGWGNRHQSEVIPGTLPAGQNNPQDRGFGLYTEGITYSAFAAPRGLNMSTYMYRARPSAAHQGYSSIDTKSHIENCFLSLNPKVEPLYQQAEWSPFPLPKDDETIDFTDGLHTLAGSGDPNLRQGIAVYVYMINSSMINKAYCNTDGDFLITPQLGIIDIQTEMGRLFVQPGEICVIQRGVRFRINLAEGVPVARGHIAEVWGSMWELPDLGPIGGHGLANPRDFLYPVAHIDEDLHVPFKIVVKNSGKHVVISQDHSPFDVVAWHGNAVPYKYDLTKFASQNSTSIDHTDPSINTVLTAKSFDPHVPLADYLWFGPRWDVASNSLRAPYYHRNSATEMLACIYGAGLGRSDDFLPGGCSYEGGHTPHGGFGEEYITEAILQHNEPRRILENQMTIMVESSRTFLFTEYAREICGVLHKQATDYRVWDNLPDRFSAHPLTKQLLERVAKDKANQKKAVDYYHSIQLLDAKGQPTQVLPNETNGHAKISAVDAAVWN; translated from the exons ATGGTTGCCGCTATCAAGAGACGTGAGCCCGCCACAGATCCACAGAAAGTCTTCCACTACACAGATCTCCAGTGTACCAAACCAACCCGCGAGAATGACCCCTACGAGTATCAAGCAGGCTGGGGAAACCGCCATCAATCAGAAGTCATCCCCGGTACTCTCCCCGCCGGCCAAAACAACCCTCAAGACAGAGGCTTTGGTCTGTACACTGAGGGTATCACCTACTCTGCTTTCGCAGCTCCTCGCGGCCTCAACATGAGCACTTACATGTACCGCGCCCGACCATCGGCCGCTCATCAAGGATACTCGAGTATTGATACAAAGTCTCATATTGAGAACTGCTTCTTATCGCTGAACCCAAAGGTTGAGCCTTTGTATCAGCAGGCTGAGTGGTCGCCGTTTCCACTGCcgaaggatgatgagacaATTGACTTTACGGACGGCTTGCATACCCTTGCTGGAAGCGGTGATCCTAACCTTCGTCAGGGTATCGCTGTGTATGTCTATATGATCAACTCATCCATGATCAACAAGGCGTACTGTAACACAGACGGCGACTTTCTCATCACTCCTCAACTCGGCATCATAGACATCCAAACCGAAATGGGTCGTCTGTTCGTCCAGCCTGGGGAAATATGCGTTATCCAACGCGGTGTAAGATTCCGCATCAACCTAGCAGAGGGTGTCCCTGTTGCTCGTGGCCATATCGCTGAAGTCTGGGGATCTATGTGGGAGCTTCCTGACCTCGGGCCCATCGGAGGACATGGTCTGGCTAACCCGCGAGATTTTCTTTATCCTGTTGCACATATCGATGAGGACCTACATGTGCCTTTCAAGATTGTTGTCAAGAATAGTGGAAAGCATGTTGTCATCAGTCAGGATCATAGCCCTTTCGATGTTGTTGCCTGGCACGGGAACGCCGTTCCCTACAAG TACGATTTAACCAAGTTCGCGTCTCAGAACAGTACCAGCATTGACCACACTGATCCCAGCATCAACACTGTCTTGACAGCAAAGTCATTCGACCCCCATGTTCCGCTCGCGGACTATCTATGGTTCGGTCCTCGATGGGATGTAGCCAGCAATTCATTGCGTGCACCTTACTATCACCGAAACAGCGCAACGGAAATGTTGGCTTGTATCTATGGCGCAGGTCTCGGGCGATCTGACGACTTTCTGCCTGGTGGCTGTAGTTACGAGGGCGGGCATACTCCCCATGGTGGGTTTGGTGAGGAGTATATCACAGAAGCTATCTTGCAGCATAATGAACCGCGCAGAATCTTGGAAA ATCAAATGACCATCATGGTTGAGTCTTCACGCACATTTCTGTTCACAGAGTATGCTCGAGAGATCTGCGGTGTTCTTCACAAACAGGCCACCGACTATCGAGTTTGGGATAATCTTCCCGATCGCTTCTCAGCACATCCTTTGACCaagcagcttcttgagcgTGTTGCGAAGGACAAGGCGAACCAGAAGAAGGCGGTGGACTACTATCACTCGATTCAGTTGCTGGATGCCAAGGGCCAGCCTACGCAGGTCCTGCCTAATGAGACTAATGGGCATGCAAAGATTAGTGCAGTCGATGCAGCAGTTTGGAACTAG